In a genomic window of Gossypium arboreum isolate Shixiya-1 chromosome 7, ASM2569848v2, whole genome shotgun sequence:
- the LOC108459017 gene encoding uncharacterized protein LOC108459017: MALDALMREQAIVQGNSSSIRAFEPIIDSTVASPDIGDIIPDRKVDSKELVDVPDKEVQSILAHMPYIRPLKLWTQPKVSLQSVVIPPVPFPQRFKKNENDKQYQQFLNTIKQLQINITLVDVLVQISSYEKFIKDLSPKKKKITHVETIALTEGYSVVLTNKLPPKLKDPDSFTSPCSIGNQYLGQALCDLGASINLMPLSTFRKLGIGHMKPTAVTLQLADRSLAQPEGKIKDVLVRVDNFFLTDFIILDCKVDNEIPIILVRPFLATGRNLVDVHKGELTVD, translated from the exons ATGGCTCTTGATGCATTAATGAGGGAGCAAGCTATTGTTCAAGGAAATTCATCTTCCATTCGAGCATTTGAG CCGATTATCGATTCCACTGTAGCATCCCCAGATATTGGTGACATAATCCCTGATAGAAAGGTTGATTCTAAAGAACTTGTTGATGTACCAGACAAAGAAGTACAATCAATTCTCGCTCATATGCCTTATATTCGACCCTTAAAATTGTGGACGCAACCAAAGGTATCGCTGCAATCGGTTGTCATTCCACCTGTACCTTTTCCACAAAGattcaagaagaatgaaaatgaTAAACAGTATCAGCAGTTTCTAAATACAATAAAACAACTGCAGATCAACATTACTTTAGTGGACGTTCTGGTACAAATTTCGAGTTATGAGAAATTTATTAAAGACCTCTCTCCCAAGAAGAAAAAAATCACTCATGTTGAAACTATTGCACTCACAGAAGGCTATAGTGTTGTCTTGACAAACAAGTTACCCCCTAAATTGAAAGATCCTGACAGTTTTACCAGTCCATGTTCGATTGGAAATCAATATTTAGGCCAAGCTTTATGTGATTTGGGAGCTAGCATCAACCTCATGCCACTATCTACTTTTAGAAAGTTGGGAATTGGTCATATGAAACCCACTGCAGTGACATTGCAACTGGCAGATCGATCTTTAGCTCAACCTGAAGGGAAAATCAAAGATGTTTTAGTTCGTGTGGATAATTTTTTTCTGACTGATTTTATCATACTTGACTGCAAAGTAGACAATGAGATTCCCATAATCTTGGTACGACCATTTTTAGCCACCGGTCGAAATCTCGTTGATGTTCATAAAGGAGAACTAACTGTGGACTGA